From Poecilia reticulata strain Guanapo linkage group LG3, Guppy_female_1.0+MT, whole genome shotgun sequence:
GGCCTGTCCAAAGTCAGACCAGGAAGCTCCAGAGCTGATGTGGGACTGTAGTAGTAACAGACTCAGCAGCAAAAAAACGTCCTTACTGCTGTCCACCGACGGCCAGCGTGTGATTCTCACAAACCGCCTCAAGCACTTTGAGTGGAAGTCTCTTGATGAGGTGGACGTCTGTAAGACGAGCCTCCGTAAGTCTGAATGAACCGAAGTAGATCCAGTGCAGTTGATCTCAGAAATATCTATAATATAAAGGCAGCAACATCATTTCTTTGTAGCACTTTCAACAACTAAACAGCAAAGTAATCCAGTAATACTTTATCACATGTAAAAGTGATGTCAATAAAAATTGTTTGTGTATTCAATGTTTTGCAGAATTTGATGCAACAGCACAGTAATTGATCTGTTTCTGAAAACCGAAGGATTTGCCTTGTTCCTGTGTTCTCAGGGCTCCGGAGAGCGTCTGAGGACCAGGACCTGTTAGAGGATCCGGAGGAGGCAGCAGACCTGATGAAAGGCAAGATGGAGGAGAAGAGAGAGTATTACCGCTGGTTCTACCGTACCGAGAACCGTAAGCACCGTCGCTTATCATAAAGGTTATAAAATCCTTCAGCTGAACGTGtttcaagttaaaatgtttgGTGAAATTAGAAGCTGAATCTGAGTCTTTCACACATAAAAGCATACTACTAAAGCTacagtatttaacttttatagaaaaaagtgcttttatatatttgtttaaactgtcacaaTATTATGACAGCatattatgagacagataatctgaaagaCTCAACCTCCTCAATCTCCTTTTAGTGCTCCTACAGTCCATCTGTAGAAAGAcaccgctcagtcagaaacaaccaatcagagccaggaggtgggtctCAGTGCTGTCAGTCAAGCTCGTGTACATGCAATGTGCTAACGGCAGAGAAAcaactgttacaggaaaactgtttatctgctgtcatcagTGGCCATTCTAAGTAGCCAGAGCGTTCATGGTGGCTCCACTGTTGTGGACCATATGGAGGAGGCAGAGCAGCTTgaatttttcacagattgtatttttcatgttgaactgtcacaacatggtgacagttttagcaaaagTGTAAAACATCCATTATCTTACATGCTTATCCCTAGTGGGTCCACAAGGgatgctggtgcccatctccagcagacAACAAGCAAGAGGAACACAGGGATAAAAtacaaactgcattttaaaccAGGACCTTctttgcaaggcaacagctaccaactgtgccactgtgcagttctgtaaaagtcatattttttaattaaaagttacaactgcagctttaacataAGGTCAGTCCTTATAAAGAAGAgaattttattgtaataaattgatattttaaaaaaactaattttgacCACACCTACAGTGGCGTCTCACTTTGAGTCACAGAGCATGATATTTTCCCAGCTATTTGCCAGCATAGAAACACAGTCAGCAGCAGATCATGTCTGCAGCTTATTGGAGTTCTGGGTCCTGCCAGCACCATCCCGCAGCTACTCATTTCCCTACAGAACCCAGTGAGAGGCAGGGGGAAAGATTTAGCAACTGAGAGCAGCGGCGTGTGTAATTTCTGTGGACCAACATTATTTCAGAAGGTTCTAGCATAGCTAGGTCTCTATTCAGTGTACATATGGCATAACTTTGTGATTATGTTCTTTTCTGTCTTGCAGCAACTATTTGGACATTTGTGCTTCTGGTTCTGGCTTTTGTCTGTTTGCTCGTTGGGTTTTTGCTGCTGGGAATGGGAGCCATGGCCAACAAGTAGGAAATTACACATCAAATCTTAGCAACAAAGGAAAAGATGCAATGTtctattttaaaggttttctggtTCATCTCCAACAGGAGCAGAAAAAAGATAGCTAAATACAAAGCCCAGGCATCCCTTGTTAAGAAGCATGAAGGCGAAGAGCTTCAAGTCGTTTCTGCTCTTCGGGATAACGGAACATCTCCGCTGCCCCATTGTCACACGCCGTCCATGTCTGAAGGAGACACAAAGGAACTGAAAGCAGGGGACATTGTGGTCACATGGAAAGACGGCAACACTTCCTGCTTGTATCCAGATCATGTTGTAGAGGAGAgacaggaggagctggagaaggagcaACAGGAGAAAAGAGAGGAAGTGTGGCAGGAACAAGAGGCTCATGATGAGGGGAGGATGACAGAGTGAATATTGGTCTGTCCCTCAGCTTTTAAGTTAAGTTATCCGCCATTAGTTGGAACAATagactttatttgagaaatatgtATTTAGATATATaaacaatacagtaaaaatacagtttttatacatttaaataaaatattgtcacatgGATGTTGCCATATTGTTTaagctgcaatgcattctgggtaaatgactTTTGGTTGATCCAGTTGTGCTAACTCCATCCGGCTAAAACTGCAATGAGTAACATAagactttttaatttgaattggaGTGCGTTGAAATGGATGGGAATGTAGAAATCacaagaaataatgaaaaggaGGAGAAACAAACGGAAGAGGACAGGGTTGGCTGAAGAAGCTGGTCTTTATGCTGCTGCCACCTTCAGCTtcataaattaaaca
This genomic window contains:
- the LOC103462282 gene encoding uncharacterized protein LOC103462282, whose product is MLDSWVFLLLLVPGGQMFMIHNTQHGLCLEESADTGQVLLKQCNLDSQAQQWHWINQGILMCVGTSRCLSAQQDHPVQTQACPKSDQEAPELMWDCSSNRLSSKKTSLLLSTDGQRVILTNRLKHFEWKSLDEVDVCKTSLRLRRASEDQDLLEDPEEAADLMKGKMEEKREYYRWFYRTENPTIWTFVLLVLAFVCLLVGFLLLGMGAMANKSRKKIAKYKAQASLVKKHEGEELQVVSALRDNGTSPLPHCHTPSMSEGDTKELKAGDIVVTWKDGNTSCLYPDHVVEERQEELEKEQQEKREEVWQEQEAHDEGRMTE